One window of Terriglobales bacterium genomic DNA carries:
- the purF gene encoding amidophosphoribosyltransferase: MSFDKFKDECGVVAIYAHAEASKLAYLGLHALQHRGQESAGIVSSDGAALHVHKAMGLVADIFTEPVLAQLTGPLAIGHTRYSTAGDSALLNAQPIMVDCNKGMIALAHNGNLVNAHLIRQKLEQQGSIFQTTSDTEVIVHLVAQSKEQTLPEAIADALRRIEGAFSLVLMTRDRVFAVRDPRGFRPLSMGRIKGANGAGAGSLPSGQVGNDTIVFASETCAFDLIGAQYERDVSPGEMVVVGPEGISSRFYHSTAQPQSACVFEHVYFSRPDSIIYGRSVQESREQLGRQLAKEAPVEADIVVPVPDSGVVAATGYSEESGVPLRFALIRNHYVGRTFIEPEQRVRDFGVRLKLNPVRHLLKDKRVILIDDSIVRGTTSRKIVRMVREAGAKEVHFRISCPPTISPCFYGVDTPSKSQLIAANKSIEEIRDYIGADSLAYLSLEGMKAACGEGDRLTYCTACYTGKYPTAFIDIAELEASAKKC, translated from the coding sequence ATGAGCTTCGACAAGTTCAAAGACGAATGCGGCGTGGTGGCGATCTACGCGCACGCGGAAGCCTCGAAGCTGGCGTATCTCGGGCTGCACGCGCTGCAGCACCGCGGACAGGAGTCGGCGGGCATCGTGTCGTCCGACGGCGCGGCGCTGCACGTGCACAAGGCGATGGGGCTGGTGGCCGACATCTTCACCGAGCCGGTGCTGGCGCAGCTGACCGGGCCGCTGGCCATCGGGCACACGCGCTACTCGACCGCGGGCGACTCCGCGCTGCTCAACGCGCAGCCCATCATGGTGGACTGCAACAAGGGCATGATCGCGCTGGCGCACAACGGGAACCTGGTCAACGCGCACCTGATCCGGCAGAAGCTGGAGCAGCAGGGCTCGATCTTCCAGACGACCTCGGACACCGAGGTGATCGTGCACCTGGTGGCGCAATCCAAGGAACAGACGTTGCCGGAGGCGATCGCGGACGCGCTGCGTCGCATCGAAGGCGCGTTCTCGCTGGTGCTGATGACGCGCGACCGGGTGTTCGCGGTGCGCGACCCGCGCGGGTTCCGTCCACTCTCGATGGGGCGGATCAAGGGCGCGAACGGGGCGGGCGCGGGGTCGCTGCCGAGCGGCCAGGTGGGCAACGACACGATCGTGTTCGCGTCGGAGACGTGCGCGTTCGACCTGATCGGCGCGCAGTACGAGCGCGACGTCTCGCCGGGGGAGATGGTGGTGGTCGGGCCGGAAGGCATCAGCTCGCGCTTCTACCATTCGACGGCGCAGCCGCAGTCGGCGTGCGTGTTCGAGCACGTGTACTTCTCGCGGCCGGACTCGATCATCTACGGGCGCTCGGTGCAGGAGAGCCGCGAGCAGCTCGGCCGGCAGCTGGCGAAGGAAGCGCCGGTGGAGGCGGACATCGTGGTGCCGGTGCCGGACTCGGGCGTGGTCGCGGCGACCGGATACTCGGAAGAGAGCGGGGTTCCGCTGCGCTTCGCGCTCATCCGCAACCACTACGTGGGGCGGACGTTCATCGAACCGGAGCAGCGCGTGCGCGACTTCGGGGTGCGGCTGAAGTTGAACCCGGTGCGCCACCTGCTGAAGGACAAGCGCGTGATCCTGATCGACGATTCGATCGTGCGCGGCACCACCAGCCGGAAGATCGTGCGCATGGTGCGCGAGGCGGGGGCGAAGGAAGTGCACTTCCGCATCTCGTGCCCGCCGACCATCTCGCCGTGCTTCTACGGGGTGGACACGCCGTCGAAGTCGCAGCTCATCGCGGCGAACAAGTCGATCGAGGAGATCCGCGACTACATCGGCGCGGACTCGCTGGCGTATTTGTCGCTCGAAGGGATGAAGGCAGCGTGCGGCGAGGGCGACCGCCTGACCTACTGCACGGCGT